Sequence from the Fictibacillus arsenicus genome:
TACTTGCAATCGCTAGATTCAGTGTGTTTGGAAACCGATCGATGATTGCTTCTGACACTGCTTGTTTCGTTTGATAGGAGAATCCTAAGTCACCCGTAAAGATACCTCGTAAATAATCAAAATACTGGGTAAGCAATGGTTCGTTCAAACCAAGGTTTTCTCTTATTGCCTCTACATCTTCCTGGGTTGCAGTTGGTCCGCCTATAATACTTGCAGGATCTCCAGGTGCAATGTGCATGCTCATGAAAACGATAAATGAAATGCCTATTAACAAAAGAACTAGCTGGAAAACGCGCCTTACAATCAATCCTGCCATTTCCTCTTCACCTCTCCCCTTTTTTCAACTTTTCGATTACATTACGTACATTTACATTCCGTTTGTTAACCTAAATTAGATTTTGAATTAACAAACGGTTTATTGTTTCTGATTATAAAATATATTCAGAATATTTTCTATACGTTTTTATAAACAAAATAAAATCACGACTATGTTCTTACAAGTTTTGAAAGAATGTGCGGAATTTTGTCCTATTAGAACGGAAAATGTAGTTATTTATACTTATAAAAAAGTTTCGAGGGGATTGATAGTGCTCACTGATGGGGTATGTAACCAGTCGATTGGTTTCCAGGCCGTAATTTTTGATTCTGTAATTATTTATAAGCCGTAATTTATTTTTCTAGGCTGTAACATTCATTTCCAGGCCGTAATTCTTCATTTATAGACTTTTCGACAAACCCACAGCCATAAAAAAGAAAGGCCGCACGCCTAAATTACTGGCATGCAGCCTCACCCTTTTCTATCATTCTTTTATTATAGTTTTAATCCAGATCTGCTCTTGAATCTTCTTAAAAGAATATGCGATTCCACTCTGGAAATACCTTTGATTCCATAGAGTTCATTGTTTATGAATTTCTCCAGTGAAGGAAAGTCTTCCACTAATACGTGCATATGTAAGGTACTCGGCCCTGTCATCTGATAGCAGCTGGCCACACTTGGATTATTCACGAGCTTTTCCGCTACTTTTACGAGGTATGCCGGTTCACAGTCTACTTCGAAAAACGCTGAGACTGTTTTACCTGCCGCTTCTGAATCAATGACCACGCTGAACTTTTCAATAACACCTGCTTTTCTCATCTGGTTCACGCGCTCCCGAACAGAAACCCGGGAAAGGTTCAGCTCTTTACCGATCTCTGCATAAGACATTCTTCCATCTTGAGTCAGCAGCTCTAATATTTTTCGATCTGTATCATCTATTTTCAATAAAATCACCACGTTTACTTTGAATGTGTTCATTGTAAGCGTTATTTTCTAAAAATTCAAATAAGGCTTAGGTGGACAACTGTATTACAACAGATAATCGTCCTCTATGATAGGACAAAATGGTTATATACCTGTAAAAACCTTCAAATAGCTAGGACAGATGACTTAATTTAAGAAAAAAACAAAAAATGTTATAAAACAGCTGTTGCAAAATATAATCTGTTATAATACAATGCATTATAATCAAATCAAACAAAAAAACAGGAGGAATTTAAAATGAAAAACTATCTTGAGCTTCACTTCAATATCCCAAAGAAAACGTGTGTCGAGTGTGGATGTGTGATTGAGGAGCAGCATGAATCTTACCTTTATGAGTGCGAACGCTGTATCGGAAAACACGAGAGGTAAATTTTTTTACACATGTTGTTATATAACAATTAATATTTGTTTCATCTGTTCAATAACATAATCAGAAAGGAATGTCGCTAAAAGTGAAAATTGATACGTCAAGTCTTCATGTAACAGGAAATACCCCGCCCGAATATGAAAAGATCTTAACACCTGGTGCAATTCTATTCTTAAAATCGCTTCATCTGCAATTT
This genomic interval carries:
- a CDS encoding Lrp/AsnC family transcriptional regulator, with protein sequence MKIDDTDRKILELLTQDGRMSYAEIGKELNLSRVSVRERVNQMRKAGVIEKFSVVIDSEAAGKTVSAFFEVDCEPAYLVKVAEKLVNNPSVASCYQMTGPSTLHMHVLVEDFPSLEKFINNELYGIKGISRVESHILLRRFKSRSGLKL
- the yhfH gene encoding protein YhfH, which translates into the protein MKNYLELHFNIPKKTCVECGCVIEEQHESYLYECERCIGKHER